A window of Trichomycterus rosablanca isolate fTriRos1 chromosome 5, fTriRos1.hap1, whole genome shotgun sequence contains these coding sequences:
- the LOC134314929 gene encoding hyaluronan-binding protein 2-like yields MKLKLLLLLLFLCTFIIPAKLGKHEKHNGHGKKDTKEKPEEKHGHKAGKHHKRVEELLKDYDDQDDSHDDEDEERGEWLFELQDVKGNCKPNPCLNKGLCEEKHGKFKCRCPKPYKGRRCEKVTPVCKRNTCGYGQCVLTSTPPHYECKCTAPFKPPHCKLIAPCEANICLNGGTCVKDGQDFDCVCKAGFTGKFCHVGPDDCYEGNGESYRGKVSETDDGDDCLFWNSHFILGQGINPFTTYEDAHGLGRHNFCRNPDGEKKPWCFTKSGKKLRWDYCDVKKCATTNVTRPTSGSHVPEALKPCPTPASHVPASLTPESHVPADLTPESNVPASPTPESHVPVSPTPESHVPVSPTPESHVPLIPTPASHVPLIPTPASHVPAPPKPGSHAPAVVTMDSQFATCGKPQPTKVMHRIYGGLKTLPGAQPWQASVQVRPTGTGLSFKHICGGILIKSCWVLTAGHCIDKTKDYQVVLGGTDLLKYEESEQVLEVVEPILHEQYKETRDSVYNDIALLRLKAKNGKCAEESQFVKTACLPRETFPDGTECSISGWGATPQSQHGSNQLLDADVLLISHNVCSSDKVYGKLIDNTMFCAGHLEGGVDSCQGDSGGPLTCVRDQAHYVYGIVSWGDSCGEKNKPGVYTQVTHFLDWINAKTSSKAP; encoded by the exons ATGAAGCTcaaactgctgctgctgctcctcTTTCTCTGTACCTTTATCATACCAGCAAAG TTAGGAAAACACGAGAAACATAATGGGCATGGCAAAAAGGACACAAAGGAGAAGCCAGAAGAAAAGCATGGCCATAAAGCTGGAAAACATCACAAAAGAGTTGAGG AATTGCTGAAGGACTATGATGACCAAGATGACAGccatgatgatgaagatgaggaaAGAGGAGAATGGCTGTTTGAGCTTCAAGATGTCAAAG GAAACTGTAAACCAAACCCATGCCTCAATAAGGGATTATGTGAGGAGAAGCATGGGAAGTTCAAGTGTAGATGTCCCAAACCCTACAAAGGTCGTAGATGTGAGAAAG TTACACCGGTCTGCAAGCGGAACACATGTGGATATGGTCAGTGCGTTCTAACTTCGACTCCTCCTCACTACGAGTGCAAGTGTACAGCGCCCTTCAAACCTCCCCACTGCAAACTAA TTGCTCCATGTGAAGCCAATATATGTCTGAATGGAGGGACTTGTGTAAAAGATGGACAAGACTTTGACTGTGTCTGCAAAGCAGGTTTCACTGGCAAATTCTGTCATGTTG GTCCCGATGATTGCTATGAAGGAAACGGAGAGTCCTACCGAGGAAAGGTTTCAGAAACAGATGATGGAGATGACTGTCTGTTCTGGAATTCACACTTCATTCTGGGTCAGGGAATAAATCCCTTCACTACTTATGAGGACGCTCATGGCCTCGGTCGTCACAACTTCTGTAG AAATCCAGATGGTGAAAAGAAGCCATGGTGCTTCACAAAATCAGGAAAGAAACTAAGATGGGATTACTGTGATGTGAAAAAATGTGCCACCACCAATG TAACAAGACCAACTTCAGGAAGTCATGTACCAGAAGCCCTCAAGCCATGCCCCACACCAGCAAGCCATGTCCCAGCAAGCCTCACACCAGAAAGTCATGTCCCAGCAGACCTCACACCAGAAAGTAATGTCCCAGCAAGCCCCACACCAGAAAGTCATGTCCCAGTAAGCCCCACACCAGAAAGTCATGTCCCAGTAAGCCCCACACCAGAAAGTCATGTCCCACTAATCCCCACACCAGCAAGCCATGTCCCACTAATCCCCACACCAGCAAGCCATGTCCCAGCACCACCAAAACCTGGAAGCCATGCCCCAGCAGTTGTAACAATGGATAGTCAGTTTGCGACCTGTGGCAAACCCCAACCGACGAAAGTGATGCACCGTATCTATGGAGGTCTGAAGACGCTTCCTGGTGCCCAGCCCTGGCAGGCTTCCGTGCAGGTTCGACCCACTGGCACGGGCCTGAGCTTCAAACATATCTGTGGAGGCATTCTGATTAAGTCATGCTGGGTGTTGACTGCAGGACATTGCAT TGATAAGACAAAAGATTATCAAGTGGTTCTGGGAGGAACTGATTTATTGAAGTATGAGGAATCTGAGCAGGTGCTGGAGGTTGTGGAGCCCATCCTCCATGAACAATACAAAGAAACAAGAGATTCAGTCTACAATGATATCG CTCTGCTCAGACTCAAAGCCAAAAATGGGAAGTGTGCAGAGGAAAGCCAGTTTGTAAAGACGGCCTGCCTACCACGTGAAACTTTTCCTGATGGGACCGAGTGTAGCATCTCTGGATGGGGAGCCACTCCACAGT CACAGCATGGTTCAAATCAGTTGCTGGACGCTGACGTGTTGCTGATTTCTCACAATGTTTGCTCCAGTGATAAAGTCTATGGAAAATTAATAGACAACACCATGTTCTGCGCTGGTCACCTTGAGGGAGGAGTCGACTCATGTCAG GGCGACTCTGGAGGGCCCTTAACTTGCGTGAGGGACCAGGCCCATTACGTCTATGGCATTGTTAGCTGGGGAGACAGCTGTGGAGAAAAGAATAAACCCGGAGTATACACTCAGGTCACACACTTCCTAGACTGGATCAATGCAAAAACGTCCAGCAAGGCTCCTTAA